Proteins encoded together in one Thermococcus barophilus MP window:
- a CDS encoding type II toxin-antitoxin system VapC family toxin, translating into MLIIDAAIFIQGIDVEGYTTPKVIEEVKDPESKLFLESLISAGKVKVLVPSKESIEVIKTKALETGELDELSEADIEVLALAYELKAVLFTDDYNLQNIAKTLGIRFKTLKRGIRKVIRWGYVCIGCNKKFKREPPGGICPDCGSPVRLLPRRKSRKKTKKS; encoded by the coding sequence ATGCTCATCATTGATGCTGCAATATTCATCCAAGGAATCGATGTCGAAGGATACACAACCCCTAAGGTGATTGAAGAAGTTAAAGACCCGGAGTCAAAGCTTTTTTTGGAGAGTTTGATCAGCGCTGGCAAGGTAAAAGTTTTGGTGCCTTCAAAGGAGAGCATTGAGGTTATTAAGACGAAAGCCCTCGAGACAGGAGAATTGGATGAGCTGAGTGAAGCAGATATTGAAGTTCTTGCCCTCGCTTATGAGCTAAAAGCTGTCCTTTTTACTGATGACTATAACCTCCAGAATATTGCTAAAACTCTTGGAATAAGATTTAAAACGCTCAAGAGAGGCATAAGGAAGGTAATTCGCTGGGGATATGTATGCATTGGATGCAACAAGAAATTTAAACGCGAGCCGCCAGGGGGCATCTGCCCTGACTGCGGGAGTCCTGTTAGATTGCTCCCAAGAAGGAAGAGCAGAAAAAAGACTAAGAAATCTTAA
- a CDS encoding alpha-mannosidase: MMGLAEIERKAFDLMATSIRKYEFIERWKFEGKTIKLPFQREAEPNTLVVFSREIEVPNDGLKWFLKVSMEGNALVKLDGTAYGTIDDVHTYIPIRPGKHKLELIVSPLSMFGYHKWRIKIDYAMLVGIMWEPYVLAQRLLDLVSFIEVIQEEDLKEALMKELSDILIRVKSVPNIKQITLLRMLLHDGGLGIKELKIGRFDVRDVRPDYMFLSAVYGIGAMKGKIEDIPKPRREHYLKEIDRILEELEDALTRLRRIFPKIGKAYAFAHSHIDAAWLWPYSETKQKILRTFSTIERLMRRYGITYIQSSAQYYEWLEELDKELFEKVKKYVREGKWILAGGMWVESDVQLIDGESLVRQFLYGQRYFLEKFGRIAKIGWLPDTFGFSASLPQIMKKSGIEVFATYKLLWNERNEFPYHAFIWKGIDGTEIPVHIMMSYKSSMTAKSLYKQWKRYKNKYEVPFLLYAYGYGDGGGGITWEMVEMMKHMNKVPHIPRIVKGYEDEYVAELKSCIDNMPTWEGELYVEVHRGTYTTNLKMKKYMADAESVLRSAEIWSSIAEILGLVEYPKEELEKLWKRVLLHQFHDVLPGSSIREVYDEAIADLKKVIREAEEIIHSVLERIAEREGNDLVFNDLPWERREVVEVNGEYYLLEAPPLGWKAFEPIEAKEGVKVREERDKIILENECLRAVINKDGELISLYDKENKREALRSTSNVLMAHIDTPGMWDAWDINEDFLIQGEKLKTLEKAKVVYQSPLIAVIKVVKGYGNSRVTQFIKLRKESKLLEFETKVDWRDKEILLKAWFNFNTHNWSSFYDIPYGVIERPAVRNTPWEQAKFEVPALRWADVCDGDYGVAIICTSRHGYTNWDSKIGLSLLKSPIYPNPWSDLGEGEFTYYIYPHKGDWFEGEVYKRALEVWSKLRVVKAERVKRKAKEFSFMRTDAVVGALKKAEDGNGYILRLYNPSKEEFEVELPREGIEMDMIELKELGNVGRKVKLEPFEIKTIKIS; this comes from the coding sequence ATGATGGGGTTAGCCGAGATTGAGAGAAAGGCATTTGATTTGATGGCTACTTCTATCCGGAAATACGAATTTATAGAGAGATGGAAATTTGAAGGAAAAACCATAAAGCTACCATTCCAGAGAGAAGCTGAGCCAAATACACTGGTGGTCTTTTCAAGAGAGATTGAAGTTCCCAACGATGGCCTTAAATGGTTCCTAAAAGTTTCTATGGAAGGAAATGCTTTAGTAAAACTTGACGGAACAGCATATGGAACAATAGATGATGTTCACACCTACATACCGATTCGTCCTGGAAAGCATAAGCTTGAGCTCATAGTTTCTCCACTGAGCATGTTTGGATACCACAAATGGCGTATTAAAATTGATTATGCAATGCTCGTTGGGATTATGTGGGAACCTTATGTCTTAGCTCAAAGACTTCTTGATTTAGTGAGCTTCATTGAAGTAATACAGGAAGAAGATTTGAAAGAAGCTTTAATGAAGGAACTCTCAGATATCCTTATTCGGGTTAAGAGCGTTCCAAATATTAAGCAGATAACCCTCCTAAGGATGCTCCTTCATGATGGAGGTTTAGGAATTAAAGAGCTCAAAATTGGGCGCTTTGATGTAAGGGATGTCAGACCTGATTACATGTTTCTCTCCGCGGTGTATGGAATTGGTGCTATGAAAGGAAAAATTGAAGATATTCCCAAGCCGAGAAGAGAACACTATCTAAAGGAAATTGATAGAATACTCGAAGAGCTTGAAGATGCACTTACCAGACTGAGAAGGATATTCCCAAAAATCGGCAAAGCTTATGCTTTCGCACATTCTCACATAGATGCTGCTTGGCTGTGGCCATATTCAGAGACAAAGCAGAAGATTCTGAGGACTTTTTCGACAATTGAGAGGCTCATGAGGAGATATGGAATAACATACATCCAAAGCTCAGCCCAGTACTATGAATGGCTTGAGGAACTTGACAAAGAACTCTTTGAGAAAGTTAAAAAGTATGTCAGAGAAGGAAAATGGATATTGGCTGGAGGAATGTGGGTTGAAAGTGATGTTCAGCTTATAGACGGTGAATCTCTCGTGAGGCAGTTCTTGTACGGCCAAAGATACTTTCTTGAAAAATTCGGGAGAATAGCAAAGATAGGGTGGCTTCCTGATACCTTCGGCTTCTCTGCTTCCCTGCCCCAAATAATGAAGAAGAGCGGGATTGAAGTTTTTGCTACGTATAAGCTCCTGTGGAATGAAAGGAATGAGTTTCCATATCATGCCTTCATATGGAAGGGAATTGATGGGACAGAAATCCCTGTTCACATTATGATGAGCTACAAGTCTTCAATGACTGCTAAAAGCCTCTACAAGCAGTGGAAGCGCTATAAAAACAAATATGAAGTTCCCTTCCTGCTTTATGCTTACGGATATGGTGACGGTGGTGGAGGAATTACTTGGGAAATGGTTGAGATGATGAAGCACATGAACAAAGTGCCCCACATCCCAAGGATAGTCAAAGGATATGAGGATGAATATGTAGCAGAGCTCAAATCATGCATTGATAATATGCCTACATGGGAAGGCGAACTTTACGTTGAGGTACACAGAGGGACATACACCACAAACCTTAAGATGAAGAAGTACATGGCTGATGCTGAATCAGTTTTGAGAAGTGCTGAAATCTGGAGCTCAATAGCTGAAATTCTTGGACTTGTTGAATACCCAAAAGAAGAGCTTGAAAAACTCTGGAAGAGGGTTCTGTTGCATCAGTTCCATGATGTTCTTCCTGGTTCCTCAATAAGGGAAGTTTATGATGAGGCTATTGCGGACTTAAAGAAGGTAATCAGGGAAGCAGAGGAAATAATTCACAGTGTATTGGAGAGAATTGCTGAGAGGGAAGGCAATGATTTAGTCTTTAATGACCTGCCTTGGGAGAGGAGAGAGGTAGTTGAGGTTAATGGAGAATACTACCTCCTTGAGGCTCCACCTCTGGGCTGGAAAGCCTTTGAGCCTATTGAAGCTAAGGAGGGGGTTAAGGTTAGAGAGGAAAGGGATAAAATAATACTCGAAAACGAGTGTCTAAGAGCGGTTATAAACAAGGATGGAGAGTTGATTTCTCTCTATGACAAAGAGAATAAGAGGGAGGCATTAAGAAGCACCAGCAACGTCTTGATGGCCCATATAGATACGCCAGGTATGTGGGATGCCTGGGATATAAATGAGGACTTCCTGATTCAGGGTGAGAAACTCAAAACACTCGAAAAAGCTAAGGTGGTTTACCAGAGTCCATTAATTGCGGTCATCAAAGTGGTCAAAGGCTATGGCAACTCAAGAGTAACTCAGTTCATAAAGCTCCGCAAGGAATCAAAATTATTGGAGTTTGAGACTAAAGTCGACTGGAGGGACAAGGAAATTCTGCTCAAGGCATGGTTCAACTTCAACACACACAACTGGAGCTCATTCTATGATATTCCCTATGGTGTAATAGAAAGACCAGCGGTAAGAAACACTCCTTGGGAGCAGGCCAAATTTGAGGTTCCAGCTTTGAGGTGGGCAGATGTCTGCGATGGTGATTATGGAGTCGCTATAATCTGCACGTCAAGGCATGGCTATACAAACTGGGACTCAAAGATTGGGCTCAGCCTGCTCAAGTCGCCAATTTACCCAAATCCATGGAGCGACTTAGGAGAGGGTGAATTTACATATTACATCTATCCTCACAAGGGAGATTGGTTTGAGGGGGAGGTCTACAAGAGGGCACTGGAAGTTTGGTCAAAGCTCAGGGTTGTCAAGGCAGAGAGAGTTAAAAGAAAAGCTAAGGAGTTCAGTTTTATGAGGACGGACGCAGTAGTTGGAGCGTTGAAGAAAGCAGAAGATGGAAATGGATACATCTTAAGGCTGTATAATCCATCAAAAGAAGAGTTCGAGGTTGAACTGCCAAGGGAAGGTATCGAAATGGACATGATTGAGCTCAAGGAACTTGGAAATGTTGGTAGAAAAGTTAAGCTGGAGCCCTTTGAGATCAAGACGATTAAGATTTCTTAG